The following are encoded in a window of Ogataea parapolymorpha DL-1 chromosome VII, whole genome shotgun sequence genomic DNA:
- a CDS encoding putative methyltransferase BUD23: protein MSRPEQIAPPEIFYNDRESRKYTESTRVQHIQAQMTLRSLELLNLDPEKTHFILDVGCGSGLSGEILTEENQIWVGMDIAPSMLATALDREVEGDLFLSDMGCGVPFRAGTFDAAISISAIQWLCNADSTTSEPKVRLARFFNTLYAALKRGGKFVGQFYPANENQIIQITSAAKVAGFQCGVVVDDPESKKNKKHYLVLQAGHSDRPLNLGNMEVESTTPKKEKKMSKKMMKALETKKEYIHRKKELMKRRGKTVAQDSKFTGRRRKPRF, encoded by the coding sequence ATGTCTCGTCCTGAGCAGATTGCCCCACCTGAAATATTCTACAATGATCGCGAATCAAGAAAATATACCGAATCTACAAGAGTGCAACACATTCAGGCTCAAATGACGTTGAGATCTCTGGAATTATTGAACCTTGATCCTGAAAAAACACATTTCATACTTGATGTGGGATGTGGATCCGGTCTTTCGGGTGAGATTTTAACCGAAGAGAACCAAATATGGGTTGGAATGGATATTGCTCCAAGCATGCTCGCGACTGCTCTTGACAgagaagttgaaggagACCTTTTTTTAAGTGATATGGGCTGTGGAGTTCCATTCAGAGCCGGTACATTCGACGCCGCTATATCCATCTCTGCTATTCAGTGGCTTTGTAATGCTGATAGCACAACAAGCGAGCCAAAAGTGCGATTAGCTCGCTTTTTTAACACATTATATGCAGCTTTGAAACGAGGAGGAAAGTTTGTTGGTCAATTTTATCCGGCAAACGAAAATCAGATTATACAAATCACTAGCGCAGCCAAAGTGGCGGGATTTCAATGTGGAGTCGTGGTGGATGATCCAGAATCcaaaaagaacaagaagcATTATTTGGTTTTACAAGCAGGACACAGCGATCGTCCATTAAATTTGGGCAATATGGAAGTCGAGTCTACCACAccaaaaaaagagaagaaaatgagcaagaagatgatgaaAGCTCTGGAGACAAAGAAAGAATACATCCATAggaagaaagagctgatgAAGAGACGAGGAAAAACGGTGGCACAAGACTCGAAATTTACGGGAAGAAGACGGAAGCCTCGTTTCTGA
- a CDS encoding Acyl-CoA:sterol acyltransferase, isozyme of Are1p — MQPEEIRPAELRRPESTESSMNARLKIIDKNSGKERRSILEDDEYEGDSSSERKQSIPKPPATTVSRAPPDKAFRFRRDGSFRSKWDDLTFKPRQSIFDQEVKFGSKFYGLFVAFWFCVFFGGLNVVFNYHVKYGYLANFRIINIMSDNLLGVALVDLLMYLMMYVPVFIQMLVKRNVIKWNRLGWVIQSIYEIFFLTFFLYLAEYLNFPWIAKIFLLLHSLVQLMKIHSYAFFNGYLWSIKDELQYSEGYLKKHEGDLADETRIPLTKSVEFCKFELKVQSSEQPFPNNISFSNFFLYTMYPTLVYQIDYPRTERIRKGYLFTKIAGIFGVIFLMITISETYLYPMVVKCLELRETQSIYYRMKMYPMIIIEFIPPFLGVYLLVFYLIWELILNAIAELSYFADREFYGYWWNSVDWNAYARDWNIVVHKFLLRHVYHSSISALQLNKTGATIFTFLLSSVVHELAMFVIFKRLRGYLLMLQMSQLPLVQLSKTKLMRDRKVLGNCIFWFGIVLGPSLMCTMYLVF, encoded by the coding sequence ATGCAGCCGGAAGAGATCAGACCTGCTGAACTAAGAAGACCGGAGTCCACGGAATCCAGCATGAATGCGCGACTCAAGATTATAGATAAGAACTCAGGAAAAGAGCGACGTTCCATCCTAGAGGATGATGAATATGAGGGTGACAGTTCCAGTGAGAGAAAGCAGTCAATTCCAAAACCTCCCGCAACAACAGTTTCCCGGGCTCCACCAGACAAGGCCTTCAGATTTCGGAGAGATGGATCCTTTAGGTCAAAATGGGATGACCTCACTTTTAAACCGAGACAGTCAATATTCGACCAAGAAGTGAAATTTGGCTCCAAGTTTTACGGCCTTTTTGTTGCCTTCTGGTtttgtgtcttttttggtGGGCTCAACGTTGTGTTCAACTACCATGTCAAATATGGATATCTTGCCAACTTCAGAATCATTAATATTATGTCGGATAATCTCTTAGGTGTTGCCTTGGTGGACTTGCTGATGTACTTAATGATGTACGTTCCTGTTTTCATTCAGATGCTGGTGAAAAGGAACGTAATTAAGTGGAACAGACTCGGTTGGGTGATACAATCAATTTATGAGATCTTCTTTCTAACATTCTTCTTATATTTGGCAGAGTACCTCAATTTTCCATGGATTGCAAAGATCTTCTTACTGTTGCACTCATTGGTGCAGTTAATGAAAATACATTCATATGCATTCTTCAATGGCTATCTTTGGTCAATCAAAGATGAACTACAATATTCTGAAGGCTACCTGAAAAAGCACGAAGGTGACCTGGCTGATGAAACTAGAATACCTTTGACTAAATCCGTGGAATTTTGCAAGTTTGAATTAAAGGTTCAGTCTTCCGAACAACCATTCCCAAACAACATATCATTTagcaatttcttcttgtacaCCATGTATCCCACATTGGTGTATCAGATTGATTACCCAAGAACTGAGAGGATAAGGAAAGGGTATCTTTTTACCAAAATTGCAGGTATTTTTGGTgtcattttcttgatgatcACTATATCTGAGACATACTTATACCCAATGGTGGTCAAATGCTTGGAGCTCAGAGAAACACAGTCAATTTACTACAGAATGAAGATGTACCCGATGATCATTATTGAGTTCATCCCGCCTTTCCTTGGCGTCTATTTATTAGTGTTTTATCTCATTTGGGAGCTTATTTTGAATGCTATTGCAGAATTGTCTTACTTTGCCGATAGAGAATTCTACGGCTACTGGTGGAACTCGGTCGATTGGAATGCATATGCTCGGGATTGGAATATTGTTGTCCACAAGTTTCTTCTCCGGCATGTGTATCATTCTTCCATCAGCGCTCTTCAATTGAACAAAACAGGAGCGACTATTTTTACCTTCTTGCTCAGTTCAGTTGTCCATGAGCTTGCAATGTTTGTTATATTCAAGCGTCTAAGGGGCTATTTGCTCATGTTGCAGATGAGTCAGCTACCCTTGGTGCAATTAAGCAAAACCAAATTGATGAGGGATAGAAAGGTTCTAGGCAATTGCATATTCTGGTTTGGTATAGTTTTGGGGCCAAGTCTTATGTGCACAATGTACTTGGTGTTCTAG
- a CDS encoding Mitochondrial inner membrane protease ATP23 translates to MSNEPTKTLNASDASSGFNWWIRTLKYKTGINLTDQEKVAYEEERKIKTETEQCAKCNEYKDFMLQYSPTVTFMIDQIRRAGGYVDPAKINCEICTVPRYGGFNPGLGVQLCANYIDNRWVLNDTLSHELVHWYDNTRFKVDWGDIRHHACTEIRAASLSGECAIVTEFKRRLGFMRYAKGHQACVKRKAILSVINHPKCKDKQHAEEVVEEVFRSCFNDTRPFETIYR, encoded by the coding sequence ATGAGTAACGAGCCGACTAAAACGTTAAATGCTTCGGATGCATCCTCAGGTTTTAATTGGTGGATACGAACGCTCAAGTATAAGACAGGCATAAATCTCACAGATCAAGAGAAAGTTGCGTACGAAGAAGAGCGAAAGATAAAAACCGAAACGGAACAGTGTGCTAAATGTAACGAATACAAAGACTTCATGCTTCAGTATTCTCCAACGGTCACATTCATGATTGACCAGATCCGTCGAGCAGGAGGTTACGTGGATCCAGCGAAAATTAATTGTGAAATCTGTACCGTTCCAAGATATGGTGGTTTTAATCCTGGTCTGGGAGTTCAACTTTGTGCCAACTACATCGATAACAGATGGGTTCTTAACGACACCCTATCTCATGAGCTTGTCCACTGGTATGATAACACTAGATTCAAAGTGGATTGGGGAGATATCAGACATCATGCTTGCACCGAAATTCGTGCAGCGTCACTAAGTGGAGAGTGTGCTATTGTCACAGAATTCAAAAGAAGATTAGGGTTCATGAGATACGCAAAAGGGCACCAGGCTTGTGTTAAGCGAAAAGCAATACTGAGTGTTATTAATCATCCCAAGTGCAAAGACAAACAACATGCGGAAGAAGTTGTGGAAGAAGTTTTCAGAAGCTGTTTCAATGACACAAGACCATTTGAGACTATATATAGATAG
- a CDS encoding Ankyrin repeat-containing protein, translated as MSNIWIAASDNNIDKVRQYIESGSYTANSKDPNGYTPMHAAASYGHLDLLKYLVSQGGDINIQDSDGDTPLHHVETLEAAKFLIEELRADFKIKNKDGLTPAKYQEEEDEYPELIEYLSSLEKLGTLPAMKTGMEALQNNLELPSGERVKMYLSKDSDENLSDELIQRRKEIESIMNDDLTEEQKDEKLRSIILGVVSGNVHQLKESDAPESKRQR; from the coding sequence ATGTCGAACATATGGATTGCAGCCTCAGATAATAATATAGACAAGGTTAGGCAGTATATTGAGTCAGGAAGTTATACTGCAAATTCGAAAGATCCTAATGGTTATACTCCCATGCACGCTGCTGCAAGTTATGGTCACTTAGACCTCCTCAAATATCTTGTTTCTCAAGGCGGAGACATCAATATTCAGGACTCTGATGGCGATACTCCTTTGCATCACGTAGAAACTCTGGAGGCTGCTAAATTCTTGATTGAAGAGCTCAGAGCTgatttcaagatcaagaacaaggaTGGTTTAACTCCAGCTAAATAtcaagaggaagaggatgagTATCCTGAACTCATTGAATATTTGTCgtctttggagaagctAGGCACCTTGCCTGCTATGAAAACCGGTATGGAAGCATTACAAAACAACCTGGAACTCCCAAGTGGTGAAAGAGTGAAGATGTATCTGTCTAAGGATTCTGATGAAAATCTGAGCGACGAACTGATTCAGAGACGAAAAGAAATTGAAAGCATTATGAATGATGACCTTACTGAGGAGCAGAAAGATGAGAAACTAAGGAGTATAATTTTAGGAGTGGTATCAGGTAACGTTCATCAATTAAAGGAGTCAGATGCCCCAGAGTCCAAGAGACAGCGATAA
- a CDS encoding Kinesin-like protein KIF13B produces the protein MIKVSKRTTPSPMKLNAALKREVRGTEAPHEHSIKVVVRVRPLLEREIERSPECLVDIDTDQSIVLRPGADSLKARKYREAQRFILSKCLWSYDRRTNVPYADQNTVFNEVGLEMLENTLNGYNSCVIAYGQTGSGKTYTMMGSDEEDGLIPMVCRQLFERLDQQVDSKIQVKVSFIEIYQENVYDLLGSGNKLRVRESSERVPFIENLNEYNVADSQETMRLLNKGLENRTTAETHLNKQSSRSHSILTITVSQEKFDPATGSLVKLKSNLKLVDLAGSEKFVASDGLDKTRQQEGSRINKSLVTLGRVLTILSEKPNQKTVVPYRDSILTWLLKDNIGGNSKTSMIACVSPIDFDETLSTLRFATTTSRIENQVLINKESQFNMDEMVKQFQLEKEKLLECISELKQSSSRDDELRKLENYVQWQNNYIDTLTFTNDVTQKQLLCSLKSAQERNELLTSTLVLTCKGSETGLREEKHELNELINKLHELDVISPLRDIENVLQSDLVMTYSADLIDDVM, from the coding sequence ATGATCAAGGTCAGCAAAAGAACGACCCCGTCACCAATGAAATTGAATGCCGCTTTGAAGCGGGAAGTAAGAGGAACAGAAGCTCCACACGAACATTCAATCAAAGTAGTAGTGAGAGTGAGACCTTTACTTGAGCGAGAAATAGAAAGATCTCCAGAATGCCTTGTGGACATCGATACTGACCAATCAATAGTTCTCAGGCCGGGGGCTGATTCGCTTAAGGCAAGAAAGTACAGAGAAGCTCAGAGGTTCATACTCAGCAAATGCCTGTGGTCATATGATCGAAGAACGAATGTTCCTTATGCAGATCAAAACACAGTGTTCAATGAAGTGGGTTTAGAAATGCTTGAAAACACACTGAATGGCTACAATAGCTGCGTTATAGCATATGGTCAAACAGGGTCGGGTAAAACATATACAATGATGGGATCGGATGAGGAAGACGGTTTAATCCCCATGGTTTGCAGACAACTTTTTGAGAGACTGGATCAACAAGTTGATTCTAAGATCCAAGTAAAGGTCTCTTTCATCGAAATCTATCAAGAGAATGTGTATGACCTACTTGGAAGTGGTAACAAATTACGAGTGCGGGAAAGTAGTGAGAGAGTTCCGTTTATTGAGAATTTAAATGAATACAATGTGGCTGACTCTCAGGAAACCATGAGGCTTTTAAACAAAGGTCTCGAGAATAGAACGACAGCAGAGACTCACCTAAACAAACAATCATCCAGATCTCACTCCATTCTTACAATAACAGTGTCTCAAGAAAAATTTGATCCTGCTACCGGATCCTTGGTGAAACTCAAGTCCAATCTCAAACTAGTTGACCTTGCTGGATCGGAGAAATTTGTCGCCAGTGACGGCTTAGATAAGACCAGGCAACAGGAAGGAAGCAGAATCAACAAGTCACTGGTTACTCTGGGTAGGGTTTTAACGATACTCTCAGAAAAGCCAAATCAGAAAACAGTGGTCCCTTACAGAGATTCCATACTGACATGGCTTTTGAAAGATAATATTGGTGGAAATTCAAAAACAAGTATGATAGCATGCGTGTCGCCTATTGATTTTGACGAAACCCTTAGCACGTTGAGGTTCGCAACCACAACGTCCAGAATCGAGAATCAAGTGCTTATAAACAAAGAGTCACAATTCAATatggacgagatggtgaaacaatttcagcttgagaaagagaaatTACTTGAGTGTATATCAGAGCTCAAGCAGTCGAGTAGCAGAGATGATGAGCTGAGAAAGCTGGAGAACTATGTGCAATGGCAAAACAACTATATAGATACTTTGACTTTTACGAACGACGTGACACAAAAGCAACTCTTATGCAGTCTCAAATCGGCACAGGAGAGGAATGAATTACTTACGTCAACACTAGTGTTGACATGCAAGGGGTCAGAGACTGGACTCAGAGAAGAAAAGCACGAGCTTAACGAATTAATTAACAAACTTCATGAATTGGACGTTATATCTCCATTGAGAGATATTGAGAATGTCCTTCAGAGCGATTTGGTGATGACTTACAGCGCGGACCTCATTGATGACGTGATGTAA
- a CDS encoding Nucleolar protein 3 codes for MSTEYSDVQLFVRPIGPHVTHEEVEEYFSQVGPLKELRLMPGYAFVEYPNPETAEKAFSEFLEKPFAGEPLQIEYAKKKPEYAKKGENRVKVSNLPPTTAWQDFKDFIREEVRLTPTFVRIPPEDPTICHLEFASREDLESAISQLNGVNYRDTQLVAEEDTSPYIASASRTIGARRGGYRGGRGFYRGGRGGYPSRGRGGFGAPRDYPPYRGPPRGDYGGYPPRGGYGPPPDGPVGGYGAPRGPSYRDYGPPPVGGPPGPAGPGSYRGGRGGYPPRGGYREPRGGYRDYDRGYRDGPPAPRGEYRSREEGAPYPEQGEREYARERSPARY; via the coding sequence ATGTCCACGGAATATTCGGATGTTCAGTTGTTTGTGAGGCCTATTGGTCCACACGTGACTCATGAGGAAGTTGAGGAATACTTTTCGCAGGTTGGACCGCTGAAAGAGCTTAGGTTGATGCCCGGTTATGCCTTCGTCGAATACCCAAACCCAGAAACTGCTGAGAAAGCATTCAgtgaatttttggaaaaaccgTTTGCTGGCGAGCCACTTCAAATTGAATacgccaagaagaagcccGAATATGCTAAAAAGGGTGAAAACAGAGTCAAAGTCTCAAATCTTCCTCCAACGACTGCTTGGCAAgatttcaaagatttcATCAGAGAAGAGGTCCGTTTGACTCCGACCTTTGTCAGAATCCCTCCGGAAGATCCTACCATCTGCCATCTAGAGTTTGCTTCCAGAGAAGATCTTGAATCTGCGATCAGCCAGCTGAACGGTGTCAACTACAGAGACACTCAATTAGTGGCTGAGGAGGACACTAGTCCATACATTGCTTCAGCATCTAGAACGATAGGGGCAAGAAGAGGTGGCTACAGAGGCGGAAGAGGATTCTACAGGGGAGGAAGAGGCGGATACCCTTcaagaggaagaggtgGTTTTGGTGCACCAAGAGACTACCCTCCGTACAGAGGTCCTCCAAGAGGAGACTATGGTGGATATCCTCCAAGAGGTGGATACGGGCCTCCACCAGATGGACCTGTGGGAGGCTATGGTGCTCCTAGAGGACCATCTTATCGGGACTATGGTCCTCCACCCGTCGGTGGACCACCTGGGCCCGCTGGACCTGGCAGCTATAGAGGTGGCCGTGGCGGATACCCACCCCGCGGAGGTTACAGAGAACCACGTGGAGGATACCGCGATTATGACAGAGGTTACAGAGATGGACCACCTGCACCAAGAGGAGAATACAGATCCAGAGAAGAGGGAGCTCCATACCCAGAGCAAGGTGAGAGAGAATATGCCAGAGAGAGATCTCCAGCACGGTATTGA
- a CDS encoding kynurenine formamidase, with the protein MVVEYTKVHKYDKQSPRQLLKHYKVVVPSSQIAQNAPIVYIHGGAWVGESHTYNELGPLIDKLDLKLNNGAYTTGEQLTEIQFFVLDYRMSPEVVHPHHILDVLHALSFVYKLGIHKVSLIGHSAGSTMCTQILEYKTFLGFYDIEFTLPVPDIDSIVFLDGIFDISKMLEEYPSYLQEFVEIAFRSEQDWSEKCNMLHYKMTSDTKKEIRDKFNSLRKTIIAHSTKDELLSTRQPTEFCKWLDQLPYTDYKYIVQDMGTHNETYKSDGLVSIIIQHLLH; encoded by the coding sequence ATGGTAGTTGAGTACACCAAGGTACACAAGTACGACAAGCAATCTCCTCGCCAGCTTTTGAAACACTACAAAGTGGTTGTTCCCTCTTCACAAATCGCACAAAATGCTCCAATTGTATACATCCATGGAGGTGCGTGGGTTGGAGAGTCTCACACCTATAATGAGCTTGGACCATTAattgacaagctggactTGAAATTGAATAATGGCGCTTACACAACTGGAGAGCAGCTCACTGAGATCCAATTTTTTGTTCTCGACTATAGGATGTCTCCCGAAGTTGTTCATCCTCACCATATCTTGGATGTTTTACACGCGTTGAGCTTTGTTTATAAATTGGGTATCCACAAGGTGTCTCTCATAGGCCATTCTGCCGGATCAACTATGTGCACCCAGATATTAGAGTATAAAACCTTCTTGGGCTTCTATGACATTGAATTCACTTTACCAGTTCCTGACATTGACTCTATcgtgtttttggacggcATTTTCGACATCTCCAAGATGCTCGAGGAATACCCTAGCTACCTTCAagagtttgtggagattGCTTTCCGATCGGAGCAAGACTGGTCGGAAAAATGCAATATGCTACACTACAAGATGACAAGCGATACAAAAAAAGAGATTAGGGATAAGTTTAACTCCTTAAGAAAAACAATTATAGCCCACAGCACCAAAGACGAACTGCTCAGCACGAGACAGCCCACAGAATTTTGTAAGTGGCTTGATCAGTTGCCGTATACGGACTACAAGTACATCGTTCAGGATATGGGAACACACAATGAAACATACAAAAGCGACGGTCTTGTCTCAATTATCATACAACATTTATTGCACTGA
- a CDS encoding Eukaryotic translation initiation factor 3 subunit G yields MSQATIETPSSWADAENDLPATQVIENPDGTKTIISYKINDQGKKVKVTQKVKLVTVKETVDPAIAARRKWAKYGDEKDNATVGPDDKTTQFGEEVQLILGTSWKEDAQKEAENRKKEMAKSKPQTITCRTCQGDHFTSKCPYKDTLGATDATTTTPQASAAATPEPSMAAVAGSGGVRYVPPHLRKRAGGAAPEAERKERDDSTTLRVTSLNEQVDEMMLREVFERYGIIKRATVLRDRETRRSKGIAFVEFENVNDAQRALEGLNGRGFMNLIMKVDWSKPRKN; encoded by the coding sequence ATGTCTCAGGCAACGATAGAGACGCCCTCATCTTGGGCTGATGCAGAGAATGATTTGCCAGCAACTCAAGTGATCGAAAATCCTGATGGTACAAAGACTATCATCTCTTACAAAATCAACGATCAGGGCAAGAAAGTGAAAGTGACACAAAAAGTCAAGCTGGTCACTGTCAAGGAAACGGTGGACCCAGCTATTGCTGCGAGAAGAAAATGGGCCAAGTATGGAGACGAGAAAGATAACGCTACTGTGGGGCCAGACGATAAAACTACGCAATTCGGAGAAGAAGTTCAACTGATTTTGGGAACATCTTGGAAGGAAGATGCACAGAAAGAGGCCGAGaacagaaagaaagaaatgGCCAAAAGTAAGCCACAGACCATCACCTGTAGAACGTGTCAAGGTGACCATTTCACGTCTAAATGTCCTTACAAGGATACGCTGGGAGCTACCGATGCTACGACCACTACTCCACAGGCCTCCGCCGCCGCCACGCCAGAGCCATCGATGGCAGCTGTTGCGGGTTCTGGTGGAGTGCGTTATGTGCCTCCTCATCTCAGGAAGCGGGCTGGCGGTGCCGCCCCAGAGGCTGAACGCAAGGAGCGTGACGATTCCACGACATTAAGAGTTACCAGTTTGAACGAGCAAGTCGATGAGATGATGTTACGTGAGGTGTTTGAGAGATACGGTATCATTAAGAGAGCTACTGTGCTCAGAGACAGGGAAACGAGAAGATCCAAGGGTATTGCTTTCGTggaatttgaaaatgttAATGACgctcaaagagctttgGAGGGTCTCAACGGTAGAGGTTTCATGAACTTGATTATGAAGGTGGACTGGTCaaagccaagaaaaaattag
- a CDS encoding putative WD repeat-containing protein yields MSPNVLHHLPANPSEVSSATLHFDPGVELGIRAEKPLISETSTPLKRPTLSPPTGSKQPLDQGLKQLARELKYREFFKRSPKSPNKGFSKFFLSQELSPYDKNSDDSSIADDTSASIDEDAEPHFKEKPKKHGLASSYARKTTHEHANFILTFSKDGKYMASGGDDGVVRVWKVISSSLDRELPEIARNKSFNSRHLNFPFEESDSISIGPSSTINDSIESFENTEGGSNWCNSCPGKKSKKDKQGSTPFAPLFMHRPVREFHHDDTVLSIDWSENGFIISCSQDSTIKLWHVDRNDCLAAFKLKNFATQVLFHKKDDRFFLSCQWDGSVKLWSILEKDVVLKTNIRMRITCMEFSPNAEELFLGGEVGGFVILSVKDLDVIDKFQIKRNNVAPRVTGIDAFETKDDVKLVVTTNDSRVRLFSYREKILNVRYKGYDNEHSTIRASVNENHSFIISGSEDGWAYLWALDLNALKSPETMKGSHKLTWDITSLFKDENCRHKNKNYGAFHVHHSRCNVAIFAPRATLKLLELSNDPIFDLKARMSLDPIVKKGDDELDDPSTSIIVTTDDDGIIRVFRRDFAYHERKAFRANFKKLGGKHDRKSLSKVRNRSRSSSFLNKSSSLNRSTINGGDENDRGRKDFEHSEFLATRAALYSPNRDRSLFPSTDEIAKIPNSEAASDATLSDSKVRSIDVKLQEILASSRLENRHVPIISTTDENDSSLRNGTQAAANSVSMHDRETSQETINGDQDQETADSIVTSESVKSRVQCASCGSEKFTARSHGDARSNIFFFCDDCGQKVDL; encoded by the coding sequence ATGAGTCCAAATGTGCTTCATCATTTACCTGCCAACCCAAGCGAGGTGTCAAGTGCCACTCTCCATTTTGATCCCGGGGTCGAATTGGGGATTCGGGCCGAGAAGCCATTGATCTCTGAAACCAGCACTCCACTAAAAAGACCGACGCTGTCTCCTCCTACCGGCAGTAAGCAGCCCCTGGATCAAGGTTTGAAGCAACTGGCAAGGGAGCTCAAGTATCgggagtttttcaagcgCAGCCCCAAAAGCCCCAATAAAGGCTTCTCCAAGTTTTTTCTTTCACAGGAGTTAAGTCCCTATGATAAGAATTCAGATGATTCGAGCATAGCAGACGACACATCTGCCAGTATAGATGAAGATGCTGAACCACATTTCAaggaaaaaccaaaaaaaCATGGTCTGGCCTCTTCTTATGCTCGCAAGACGACCCATGAGCATGCAAACTTCATTCTTACTTTTAGTAAAGATGGGAAATATATGGCATCAGGAGGTGATGATGGTGTGGTACGAGTGTGGAAGGTTATAAGTTCAAGCTTAGACCGAGAGTTACCTGAGATTGCTAGAAACAAGAGTTTTAATAGTCGTCATCTCAATTTTCCCTTTGAGGAGTCGGATTCGATTTCAATAGGCCCTTCCTCTACAATCAACGATTCAATAGAGTCTTTTGAAAATACGGAAGGTGGTTCCAATTGGTGCAACTCATGTCCAgggaaaaaatcaaagaaggACAAACAAGGTAGCACTCCATTTGCGCCTCTTTTCATGCATCGCCCTGTCCGCGAGTTTCATCACGATGATACTGTTTTGAGCATTGATTGGTCGGAAAATGGATTTATAATATCCTGCTCTCAGGATAGCACTATTAAGCTCTGGCATGTTGACAGGAATGATTGCCTGGCGGCTTTcaaattgaaaaacttTGCAACTCAAGTCCTTTTCCATAAGAAAGACGATcgctttttcttgagttGTCAGTGGGATGGCTCGGTGAAGCTATGGTCCATTCTTGAAAAGGACGTTGTGTTAAAGACAAACATTCGAATGCGAATTACGTGCATGGAGTTTTCACCTAACGCAGAGGAATTATTTCTCGGAGGAGAAGTTGGGGGTTTTGTCATATTATCGGTCAAGGATCTTGATGTGATTGACAAGTTTCAGATTAAGCGCAACAATGTAGCGCCCAGAGTAACAGGGATAGATGCTTTTGAAACCAAGGACGATGTGAAACTGGTTGTTACAACTAATGACTCACGAGTGAGGCTCTTCAGTTacagagaaaaaatattgaatGTTAGATACAAAGGGTACGATAATGAGCATTCTACGATTCGGGCATCCGTCAATGAAAACCATTCATTCATCATTTCTGGTTCGGAAGATGGCTGGGCTTATTTATGGGCGCTGGATCTCAATGCCCTGAAATCACCAGAGACAATGAAGGGCAGTCATAAGCTTACGTGGGATATCACATCACTATTCAAGGACGAAAACTGTCGACACAAAAATAAGAATTATGGCGCATTCCATGTCCATCATTCACGTTGTAACGTTGCCATTTTTGCTCCCAGGGCAACATTGAAGTTGCTTGAACTCTCGAATGACCCCATATTTGATCTCAAAGCTAGGATGAGTCTAGATCCGATCGTGAAGAAAGGGGATGATGAGCTGGACGATCCTTCCACCTCAATTATTGTTACCACGGATGATGATGGAATAATCAGAGTGTTTCGCAGAGATTTTGCTTATCATGAGCGAAAAGCATTCCGTGCAaatttcaagaagcttggcGGGAAACATGACCGCAAGTCATTATCCAAAGTTCGCAATAGATCACGGTCTTCTAGTTTCTTGAACAagagcagctctttgaatAGAAGTACCATAAACGGCGGAGATGAAAACGATCGAGGAAGGAAAGATTTCGAGCACTCGGAATTTCTAGCCACCAGAGCGGCTCTGTATTCCCCAAACAGGGATAGGTCTTTGTTCCCATCAACAGATGAAATTGCAAAGATACCGAATTCAGAAGCAGCCTCAGATGCAACTCTCTCCGATTCTAAAGTGAGGTCCATTGATGTGAAGCTTCAAGAAATCTTGGCTTCTTCTAGACTAGAGAACAGGCATGTGCCTATTATCTCAACCACAGATGAAAATGATAGCTCGCTCAGAAATGGCacacaagcagcagcaaattCCGTATCTATGCATGATAGAGAGACATCTCAGGAAACAATAAATGGGGATCAAGATCAGGAAACTGCAGATTCCATTGTTACTTCGGAATCGGTGAAGTCAAGAGTTCAATGTGCCAGTTGTGGCTCTGAGAAATTTACAGCCAGGTCCCATGGGGACGCGCGCAGCAacatcttctttttttgtGACGATTGTGGTCAGAAAGTTGATTTATAA